The following are encoded in a window of Allosphingosinicella indica genomic DNA:
- the rpsN gene encoding 30S ribosomal protein S14, whose amino-acid sequence MAKLSSINKNERRKKLVKKYAGQYAKLKAIADDESKDDTERLMARLKMAEIPRNANPTRVRNRCEMTGRPRAYYRKFRLSRVSLRDLANKGLIPGVTKSSW is encoded by the coding sequence ATGGCGAAACTGAGTTCGATCAACAAGAATGAGCGTCGCAAGAAGCTGGTGAAGAAGTACGCCGGCCAATATGCGAAGCTCAAGGCGATCGCGGACGACGAGTCCAAGGACGATACGGAGCGCCTGATGGCGCGCCTGAAGATGGCGGAAATTCCGCGCAACGCGAACCCCACCCGGGTGCGCAACCGTTGCGAGATGACCGGCCGTCCGCGTGCCTATTATCGCAAATTCCGTCTTTCGCGCGTTTCGCTGCGCGATCTGGCCAACAAGGGCCTGATCCCCGGCGTCACGAAGTCGAGCTGGTAA
- the rplV gene encoding 50S ribosomal protein L22: MSKQAAPRKVGDKEALAVGTTIRGSAQKLNLVAALIRGKKAEDALNILSFSPKAMAVDVRKVLASAIANAENNHNLDVDALVVAEASVGKSLSMKRFATRARGRSTRIVKPFSRVRIVVREQEEA; encoded by the coding sequence ATGTCCAAGCAGGCAGCACCGCGCAAGGTGGGCGACAAGGAAGCGCTCGCGGTCGGCACCACGATCCGCGGTTCGGCGCAGAAGCTCAACCTGGTCGCCGCGCTGATCCGCGGCAAGAAGGCCGAGGACGCGCTCAACATCCTCTCGTTCTCGCCCAAGGCGATGGCGGTGGACGTCCGCAAGGTGCTCGCCTCAGCGATCGCCAATGCGGAGAACAACCACAATCTGGACGTCGACGCGCTGGTCGTCGCCGAGGCTTCGGTGGGCAAGAGCCTGTCGATGAAGCGTTTCGCGACGCGCGCCCGCGGCCGTTCCACCCGCATCGTCAAGCCGTTCAGCCGCGTGCGCATCGTGGTGCGCGAGCAGGAAGAAGCATAA
- the rplD gene encoding 50S ribosomal protein L4, whose protein sequence is MKVKVQTLDGAKAGGDIELNDEVFGLDPRADILHRVVTWQLEKRRGTARGARERSDVARTGKKFGRQKGGGTARHGDRRAPIFIGGGKAHGPRVRDFNPSLNKKVRALGLKMALSSKAKDGKLIVMDNLDVDGGKTKTLKEQLGKLGFGKNALVIDGDALNVAFARASSNLREINLLPAVGANVYDILAHETLVLTRAAVEKLEARFNG, encoded by the coding sequence ATGAAGGTCAAGGTTCAGACCCTCGACGGCGCCAAGGCGGGCGGCGATATCGAGCTCAACGACGAGGTCTTCGGCCTCGATCCGCGCGCCGACATCCTGCACCGCGTCGTCACCTGGCAGCTCGAGAAGCGCCGCGGCACCGCGCGCGGTGCCCGCGAGCGCAGCGATGTCGCCCGCACCGGCAAGAAGTTCGGTCGCCAGAAGGGCGGCGGCACCGCCCGTCACGGCGATCGCCGCGCCCCGATCTTCATCGGCGGCGGCAAGGCGCATGGGCCGCGCGTTCGCGACTTCAATCCGTCGCTGAACAAGAAGGTCCGCGCGCTCGGCCTCAAGATGGCGCTGTCGTCGAAGGCCAAGGACGGCAAGCTGATCGTGATGGACAATCTTGACGTCGATGGCGGCAAGACCAAGACGCTCAAGGAGCAGCTCGGCAAGCTCGGCTTCGGCAAGAACGCTCTCGTCATTGACGGCGACGCGCTCAACGTCGCTTTCGCCCGTGCGTCGTCCAACCTTCGGGAGATCAACCTTCTCCCGGCGGTCGGCGCCAACGTCTACGACATCCTCGCCCACGAGACGCTGGTCCTGACCCGCGCCGCGGTCGAGAAGCTGGAGGCCCGTTTCAATGGCTAA
- the rplN gene encoding 50S ribosomal protein L14 — protein sequence MIQMQSNLEVADNSGAKRVQCIKVLGGSKRRFAGVGDIIVVSVKEAAPRGRVKKGDVHKAVIVRTAKDIHRADGSTIRFDSNAAVLVNNNAEPIGTRIFGPVVRELRAKKHMKIISLAPEVL from the coding sequence ATGATCCAGATGCAGTCAAACCTTGAGGTTGCCGACAATTCGGGGGCCAAGCGCGTTCAGTGCATCAAGGTGCTGGGCGGCTCCAAGCGCCGCTTCGCGGGCGTGGGCGACATCATCGTCGTCTCCGTCAAGGAAGCGGCCCCGCGCGGCCGCGTGAAGAAGGGCGACGTGCACAAGGCCGTGATCGTCCGCACCGCCAAGGACATCCACCGCGCCGACGGTTCGACCATCCGGTTCGATTCGAACGCCGCCGTCCTGGTGAACAACAATGCGGAGCCGATCGGCACGCGCATCTTCGGCCCGGTCGTGCGCGAGCTGCGCGCGAAGAAGCATATGAAGATCATCAGCCTTGCGCCGGAGGTGCTGTAA
- the rpmC gene encoding 50S ribosomal protein L29, giving the protein MAKTDDLKVQTDDQLQQQLVDLKREQFNLRFQAATNQLEKPSRVREVRRTIARIKTLQTQRADKAAASGK; this is encoded by the coding sequence ATGGCGAAGACCGACGATCTCAAGGTCCAGACCGACGATCAACTGCAGCAGCAGCTCGTCGATCTGAAGCGCGAGCAGTTCAACCTGCGCTTCCAGGCCGCGACCAACCAGCTCGAAAAGCCGAGCCGCGTGCGCGAGGTGCGTCGCACCATCGCGCGTATCAAGACCCTGCAGACGCAGCGCGCCGACAAGGCCGCGGCGTCGGGCAAGTAA
- a CDS encoding 50S ribosomal protein L23 — protein MAKKPAKTAQVDVAHYDVVLAPHITEKSTLLSEQNAVVFRVANTASKPEIKAAVEALFNVTVTGVNTMVQKGKTKRWKGRAYTRSSVKKAVVTLADGQSIDVTTGI, from the coding sequence ATGGCTAAAAAGCCCGCAAAGACGGCTCAGGTGGACGTCGCGCACTACGACGTCGTGCTCGCGCCGCACATCACCGAGAAGTCGACCCTGCTGTCCGAACAGAATGCCGTCGTGTTCCGCGTCGCGAACACTGCGTCCAAGCCGGAGATCAAGGCCGCCGTCGAGGCGCTGTTCAACGTCACCGTGACGGGCGTCAACACGATGGTCCAGAAGGGCAAGACGAAGCGCTGGAAGGGCCGTGCCTACACGCGCTCCAGCGTCAAGAAGGCGGTTGTGACGCTGGCCGACGGCCAGTCGATCGACGTCACCACCGGTATCTGA
- the rplB gene encoding 50S ribosomal protein L2, protein MALKTYNPTTSSQRGLVLVDKSALWKGKPVKALTEGKRKTGGRNNKGHVTSRGIAGGHKQRYRYIDFKRRKWDAPATVERLEYDPNRTAFIALVKYEDGEQAYIIAPQRLAAGDTIVAGKKTDVKPGNAMELGSMPVGTIVHNVEMKPGKGGQIARSAGTYVQVVGRDRGMVIVRLNSGEQRYIRSDCMATVGAVSNPDNQNQNFGKAGRTRWMGKRPLTRGVAKNPVDHPHGGGEGRTSGGRHPVTPWGKPTKGARTRNNKATDKMIIRSRHAKKKR, encoded by the coding sequence ATGGCACTCAAGACTTACAACCCGACGACTTCGTCGCAGCGCGGGCTCGTGCTGGTCGACAAGTCGGCGCTGTGGAAGGGCAAGCCCGTCAAGGCGCTGACCGAAGGCAAGCGCAAGACCGGCGGCCGCAACAACAAGGGCCATGTCACATCGCGTGGCATCGCCGGCGGCCACAAGCAGCGCTATCGCTATATCGATTTCAAGCGCCGCAAGTGGGACGCCCCGGCGACCGTCGAGCGGCTGGAATATGACCCCAATCGCACCGCCTTCATCGCGCTGGTGAAGTATGAGGACGGCGAGCAGGCCTATATCATCGCGCCGCAGCGTCTGGCCGCGGGCGACACCATCGTCGCCGGCAAGAAGACCGACGTGAAGCCGGGCAATGCGATGGAGCTGGGCTCGATGCCGGTCGGCACCATCGTCCACAATGTGGAGATGAAGCCGGGCAAGGGCGGCCAGATCGCGCGTTCGGCCGGCACCTATGTGCAGGTCGTCGGCCGCGATCGCGGCATGGTCATCGTCCGCCTCAACTCGGGCGAGCAGCGCTACATCCGCAGCGATTGCATGGCGACGGTCGGCGCGGTCTCGAACCCCGACAACCAGAACCAGAATTTCGGCAAGGCGGGCCGCACGCGCTGGATGGGCAAGCGCCCGCTGACCCGCGGCGTCGCCAAGAACCCGGTCGATCACCCCCACGGCGGTGGTGAAGGCCGTACCTCGGGCGGCCGTCATCCGGTCACCCCGTGGGGCAAGCCGACGAAGGGTGCGCGCACCCGCAACAACAAGGCGACGGACAAGATGATCATCCGCAGCCGCCACGCGAAGAAGAAGAGGTAA
- the fusA gene encoding elongation factor G, whose translation MARRHPLEHYRNIGIMAHIDAGKTTTTERILYYTGKSYKIGEVHEGTATMDWMEQEQERGITITSAATTCFWQADEGKGPEHRINIIDTPGHVDFTIEVERSLRVLDGAVACFDGVAGVEPQSETVWRQADKYGVPRMCFINKLDRTGANFDYCVQSIIDRLGAKPAVLYLPIGLEGDFKGLVDLVENRAIVWLEESLGAKFEYREIPDDLKDKAAEARQALIELVVDQDDDVMEAYLEGNEPDVATLKKLIRKGTLAMAFVPVVCGSAFKNKGVQPLLDAVIDYLPSPLDVPAIKGVKLDGETEDSRPSSDDAPFSALAFKIMNDPFVGSLTFARIYSGKLTKGSYLNSVKEKDEKIGRMLLMHANSREDIDEAYAGDIVALAGLKETTTGDTLCAKSAPIILERMEFPEPVIELSVEPKTKADQEKMGIALNRLAAEDPSFRVSTDHESGQTIIKGMGELHLEILVDRMKREFKVEANVGAPQVAYREYLKKEVDIDYTHKKQSGGTGQFGRVKVKLTPGERGAGIIFKDEIKGGNIPKEYIPAIEKGFRETAATGSLIGFPIIDFEILLYDGAYHDVDSSALAFEITARAAMREAAQKAGITLLEPVMKVEVVTPEDYLGDVIGDINSRRGQIQGTDSRGNAQAVEALVPLANMFGYVNELRSFTQGRAQYTMQFSHYDEVPQNVADEVKAKLA comes from the coding sequence ATGGCCCGCCGCCATCCGCTCGAACATTATCGCAACATCGGTATCATGGCGCACATCGACGCCGGCAAGACGACGACGACCGAGCGCATCCTCTATTATACCGGCAAGTCCTACAAGATCGGCGAAGTGCACGAAGGCACTGCGACGATGGACTGGATGGAGCAGGAGCAGGAGCGCGGGATCACGATCACGTCGGCCGCGACGACCTGCTTCTGGCAGGCCGACGAGGGCAAGGGCCCCGAGCACCGCATCAACATCATCGACACGCCGGGCCACGTCGACTTCACCATCGAAGTCGAGCGCAGCTTGCGCGTGCTCGACGGCGCGGTCGCCTGCTTCGACGGCGTCGCCGGTGTGGAGCCGCAGTCCGAGACGGTGTGGCGTCAGGCCGACAAATATGGCGTGCCGCGGATGTGCTTCATCAACAAGCTCGACCGCACCGGCGCCAATTTCGACTATTGCGTGCAGTCGATCATCGATCGCCTCGGCGCGAAGCCGGCCGTCCTCTATCTCCCGATCGGCCTCGAAGGCGACTTCAAGGGCCTGGTCGATCTCGTCGAGAATCGCGCGATCGTCTGGCTCGAAGAGTCGCTGGGCGCGAAGTTCGAATATCGCGAGATCCCGGACGATCTGAAGGACAAGGCCGCCGAGGCGCGCCAGGCGCTCATCGAACTGGTCGTCGACCAGGACGACGACGTCATGGAAGCCTATCTCGAAGGCAATGAGCCGGATGTCGCGACGCTCAAGAAGCTGATCCGCAAGGGCACGCTGGCGATGGCGTTCGTGCCGGTCGTCTGTGGCTCGGCGTTCAAGAACAAGGGCGTGCAGCCCCTGCTCGACGCGGTCATCGACTATCTGCCGAGCCCGCTCGACGTGCCGGCGATCAAGGGCGTCAAGCTCGACGGTGAGACCGAGGATTCGCGTCCGTCGTCGGACGACGCGCCGTTCAGCGCGCTCGCGTTCAAGATCATGAACGATCCGTTCGTCGGCTCGCTCACCTTTGCGCGCATCTATTCGGGCAAGCTCACCAAGGGCTCGTACCTGAACAGCGTCAAGGAGAAGGACGAGAAGATCGGCCGTATGCTCCTGATGCATGCGAACAGCCGCGAGGACATCGACGAGGCCTATGCCGGCGACATCGTTGCGCTGGCCGGCCTCAAGGAGACGACGACCGGCGACACGCTTTGCGCGAAGTCGGCGCCGATCATCCTCGAGCGGATGGAATTCCCCGAGCCCGTCATCGAGCTCAGCGTGGAGCCGAAGACCAAGGCCGACCAGGAGAAGATGGGCATCGCGCTCAATCGCCTCGCTGCCGAGGATCCCTCGTTCCGCGTCTCGACCGATCACGAATCGGGCCAGACCATCATCAAGGGGATGGGCGAGCTCCACCTCGAGATCCTGGTCGACCGCATGAAGCGCGAGTTCAAGGTCGAGGCCAATGTCGGCGCGCCGCAGGTGGCGTATCGTGAGTACCTCAAGAAAGAGGTCGACATCGATTACACCCACAAGAAGCAGTCGGGCGGCACCGGCCAGTTCGGCCGCGTCAAGGTGAAGCTGACGCCGGGCGAGCGCGGCGCGGGCATCATCTTCAAGGACGAGATCAAGGGTGGCAATATTCCCAAGGAATATATCCCCGCGATCGAGAAGGGCTTCCGTGAGACCGCGGCGACCGGATCGCTGATCGGCTTCCCGATCATCGATTTCGAGATCCTGCTCTATGACGGCGCGTACCACGACGTCGATTCGTCGGCGCTGGCATTCGAGATCACCGCTCGCGCCGCGATGCGCGAGGCTGCGCAGAAGGCGGGCATCACGCTGCTGGAGCCGGTGATGAAGGTTGAGGTGGTGACGCCGGAGGATTATCTCGGCGACGTTATCGGCGACATCAACTCGCGGCGGGGCCAGATCCAGGGCACCGACAGCCGGGGCAATGCCCAGGCGGTCGAGGCGCTGGTCCCGCTTGCCAATATGTTCGGCTACGTTAATGAGCTCCGGTCCTTCACCCAGGGCCGCGCTCAGTACACGATGCAGTTCTCACATTACGATGAAGTGCCGCAGAACGTCGCGGATGAAGTGAAAGCCAAGCTCGCCTGA
- the rpsJ gene encoding 30S ribosomal protein S10 has product METQNIRIRLKAFDHRVLDQATGDIADTARRTGALIRGPIPLPTRIEKFTVNRSPHIDKKSREQFEVRTYKRLLDIVQPTPQTVDALMKLDLAAGVDVEIKLA; this is encoded by the coding sequence ATGGAAACGCAGAATATCCGCATTCGCCTGAAGGCGTTCGATCATCGTGTGCTCGATCAGGCCACCGGCGACATTGCCGATACGGCGCGTCGCACGGGTGCTCTCATCCGCGGTCCCATTCCCCTCCCGACGCGCATCGAGAAGTTCACCGTCAACCGTTCGCCGCACATCGACAAGAAGTCGCGCGAGCAGTTCGAGGTGAGGACGTACAAGCGGCTGCTCGACATCGTGCAGCCCACGCCGCAGACGGTCGACGCGCTGATGAAGCTCGATCTCGCCGCCGGCGTCGACGTAGAGATCAAGCTGGCCTAA
- the rplC gene encoding 50S ribosomal protein L3 codes for MRTGVIAKKMGMTRLFQEDGRHVPVTVLQLDNVQVVARREADRDGYTAVQLGAGSAKAKNLSKPQRGHFGKAEVEPKARVVEFRVAEDALLDVGAEIAANHFIAGQMVDIQGVTQGKGFAGAMKRWGFGGLRATHGVSVSHRSHGSTGNRQDPGRVFKNKKMAGHMGARNRTQQNLEVVLTDIARGLIFVKGSVPGSKGGWLIVKDSVKVARPEDAPYPAGLKELLKKADLEETPMAGMVDEAAVHEIPALPGDDEVAAIAAEQEAGVVEEGAADAPAADDVAAGDKGSEGDAPAADESKEG; via the coding sequence ATGCGCACTGGCGTGATCGCGAAGAAAATGGGGATGACCCGCCTGTTCCAGGAAGACGGACGCCATGTGCCCGTCACCGTCCTGCAGCTCGACAACGTCCAGGTCGTGGCGCGCCGCGAAGCCGATCGCGACGGCTATACGGCCGTTCAGCTCGGCGCCGGCTCGGCCAAGGCGAAGAATCTTTCGAAGCCGCAGCGCGGCCATTTCGGCAAGGCCGAGGTCGAGCCCAAGGCGCGCGTCGTCGAATTTCGCGTCGCCGAGGATGCGCTCCTCGACGTCGGCGCGGAAATCGCCGCCAACCATTTCATCGCCGGCCAGATGGTCGATATCCAGGGCGTGACCCAGGGTAAGGGCTTCGCGGGCGCCATGAAGCGTTGGGGCTTCGGCGGTCTGCGCGCCACCCACGGCGTCTCGGTCTCGCACCGTTCGCACGGTTCGACCGGCAATCGCCAGGATCCGGGCCGCGTCTTCAAGAACAAGAAGATGGCCGGCCACATGGGCGCGCGCAACCGCACCCAGCAGAACCTCGAAGTCGTGCTGACCGACATCGCGCGCGGCCTCATCTTCGTGAAGGGCTCGGTGCCCGGCTCGAAGGGCGGCTGGCTGATTGTCAAGGATTCGGTGAAGGTCGCCCGTCCCGAGGACGCGCCCTATCCCGCCGGCCTCAAGGAACTGCTGAAGAAGGCGGATCTGGAAGAGACGCCGATGGCCGGCATGGTCGACGAGGCCGCGGTTCACGAGATTCCGGCGCTTCCGGGCGACGATGAAGTCGCCGCGATCGCCGCCGAGCAGGAAGCCGGCGTGGTCGAGGAAGGTGCGGCCGACGCGCCCGCCGCCGACGACGTGGCCGCTGGGGACAAGGGCTCCGAGGGCGATGCCCCGGCCGCCGACGAGAGCAAGGAAGGCTAA
- the rpsQ gene encoding 30S ribosomal protein S17 — MPKRVLTGTVVSDKTDKTVVVKVERRVKHAMYGKIIRRSKKYHAHDEGNEYKSGETVRIEETAPISKLKTWKVTGRVDTHATPTKPAAKSKAKKEEAQAEA, encoded by the coding sequence ATGCCGAAGCGCGTGCTGACGGGAACGGTGGTCTCCGACAAGACCGACAAGACCGTCGTGGTGAAGGTCGAGCGTCGCGTGAAGCACGCGATGTACGGCAAGATCATCCGGCGTTCGAAGAAATATCATGCCCATGACGAGGGCAATGAGTACAAGTCCGGGGAAACCGTGCGGATCGAAGAGACCGCGCCGATCTCCAAGCTGAAGACCTGGAAGGTCACGGGCCGCGTCGACACCCATGCGACGCCGACCAAGCCCGCCGCCAAGTCCAAGGCGAAGAAGGAAGAGGCCCAGGCGGAAGCCTGA
- the rpsS gene encoding 30S ribosomal protein S19: MARSIWKGPFVELSLLKKAEAAQDAGGRAPIKTWSRRSTILPQFVGLTFNVYNGRKFVPVSVNEDMVGMKLGEFAPTRFFPGHAADKKGKR, translated from the coding sequence ATGGCCCGTTCCATCTGGAAAGGCCCGTTCGTCGAGCTGTCGCTGCTGAAGAAGGCGGAAGCGGCGCAGGATGCCGGAGGCCGCGCGCCGATCAAGACCTGGTCGCGCCGTTCGACGATCCTGCCGCAGTTCGTGGGCCTCACGTTCAACGTCTACAACGGCCGCAAGTTCGTGCCGGTGTCGGTCAACGAGGACATGGTCGGTATGAAGCTCGGCGAGTTCGCGCCGACCCGCTTCTTCCCGGGCCACGCCGCGGACAAGAAGGGCAAGCGCTGA
- the rplP gene encoding 50S ribosomal protein L16, which produces MLQPKRTKFRKAFKGRIHGNAKGGTALNFGSFGLKAMEPDRITARQIEAARRAITRHIKRQGRLWIRIFPDVPVSSKPAEVRMGKGKGAPEFWAARVKPGRVLFELDGVPGPLAKAAFERAAEKLPIKTKVVARLGESLFEEA; this is translated from the coding sequence ATGCTGCAACCCAAACGCACCAAGTTCCGCAAGGCCTTCAAGGGCCGCATCCATGGCAACGCCAAGGGCGGGACCGCGCTGAACTTCGGTTCCTTCGGCCTCAAGGCTATGGAGCCGGACCGGATCACCGCGCGCCAGATCGAGGCGGCCCGCCGCGCGATCACGCGTCACATCAAGCGCCAGGGGCGTTTGTGGATCCGCATCTTCCCGGACGTGCCCGTCTCGTCGAAGCCGGCCGAAGTCCGCATGGGCAAGGGCAAGGGCGCGCCGGAATTCTGGGCCGCCCGCGTCAAACCCGGCCGGGTCCTGTTCGAGCTGGACGGTGTCCCCGGCCCGCTCGCCAAGGCCGCTTTCGAGCGCGCCGCGGAGAAGCTGCCGATCAAGACCAAGGTGGTTGCCCGCCTCGGCGAATCGCTGTTCGAGGAGGCCTGA
- the rplE gene encoding 50S ribosomal protein L5 has protein sequence MADKYTPRLRKDYDERIVPAMIAKFGYKNRFEVPKLDKIVLNMGVGEATQDKKKVDTAAAEMELIAGQKPVITKARVSIAQFKLREGMPIGVKVTMRRERMYEFLDRLVTIALPRVRDFRGLNPKSFDGRGNYAMGLKEQIVFPEINYDRIEKVRGMDIIVATTAKTDEEARELLRLFNFPFPAQEDQKQAA, from the coding sequence ATGGCTGACAAATACACCCCGCGTCTTCGCAAGGATTATGACGAGCGCATCGTCCCGGCGATGATCGCGAAGTTCGGGTACAAGAACCGTTTCGAGGTTCCGAAGCTCGACAAGATCGTCCTCAACATGGGCGTCGGCGAGGCGACCCAGGACAAGAAGAAGGTCGACACCGCGGCTGCCGAAATGGAGCTGATCGCCGGCCAGAAGCCGGTCATCACCAAGGCCCGCGTCTCGATCGCGCAGTTCAAGCTGCGCGAAGGCATGCCGATCGGCGTCAAGGTGACGATGCGCCGCGAGCGGATGTACGAGTTCCTGGACCGCCTGGTCACGATCGCGCTGCCGCGCGTTCGCGATTTCCGCGGCCTGAACCCGAAGTCGTTCGACGGCCGCGGCAATTACGCCATGGGTCTCAAGGAGCAGATCGTGTTCCCGGAGATCAACTACGATCGCATCGAGAAGGTGCGCGGCATGGACATCATCGTGGCCACCACGGCGAAGACGGACGAGGAAGCGCGCGAGCTGCTGCGCCTCTTCAACTTCCCGTTCCCGGCCCAAGAGGATCAGAAGCAGGCGGCCTAA
- the tuf gene encoding elongation factor Tu: MAKAKFERTKPHCNIGTIGHVDHGKTSLTAAITKVLAETGGATFTSYDNIDKAPEERERGITISTAHVEYETSDRHYAHVDCPGHADYVKNMITGAAQMDGGILVVSAADGPMPQTREHILLARQVGVPALVVFMNKVDQVDDEELLELVELEIRELLSSYDFPGDDIPVIKGSALAALEDSDRKIGHDAILELMKAVDSYIPQPERPLDKPFLMPIEDVFSISGRGTVVTGRVETGIVKVGEEVEIVGIKDTKKTTVTGVEMFRKLLDQGQAGDNIGALIRGVGREEVERGQVLAKPGSITPHTDFSAEVYVLSKDEGGRHTPFFANYRPQFYFRTTDVTGEVVLPEGTEMVMPGDNVTLGVKLIAPIAMDQGLRFAIREGGRTVGAGVVGTITK, from the coding sequence ATGGCGAAAGCTAAATTTGAGCGGACGAAGCCGCACTGCAACATCGGCACGATCGGTCACGTCGATCACGGCAAGACCTCGCTGACCGCGGCGATCACGAAGGTGCTGGCCGAAACCGGCGGCGCGACCTTCACCAGCTACGACAATATCGACAAGGCGCCGGAAGAGCGCGAGCGCGGCATCACCATCTCGACGGCGCACGTCGAGTATGAGACGAGCGATCGCCACTATGCGCACGTCGATTGCCCGGGCCACGCCGATTATGTGAAGAACATGATCACCGGCGCGGCGCAGATGGACGGCGGCATCCTGGTGGTGTCGGCGGCCGACGGCCCCATGCCGCAGACCCGCGAGCACATCCTGCTCGCCCGTCAGGTCGGTGTTCCGGCGCTCGTCGTGTTCATGAACAAGGTCGACCAGGTCGACGACGAGGAGCTCCTCGAGCTCGTCGAGCTCGAAATCCGCGAGCTGCTGTCGTCCTACGACTTCCCGGGCGACGACATCCCCGTCATCAAGGGTTCGGCTCTCGCCGCGCTCGAGGACAGCGACCGCAAGATCGGCCATGACGCCATCCTGGAGCTGATGAAGGCTGTCGACAGCTACATTCCGCAGCCGGAGCGTCCGCTGGACAAGCCGTTCCTGATGCCGATCGAGGACGTGTTCTCGATCTCGGGCCGCGGCACGGTCGTCACCGGCCGCGTCGAGACCGGCATCGTCAAGGTCGGCGAGGAAGTCGAGATCGTCGGCATCAAGGACACCAAGAAGACGACCGTCACCGGCGTCGAGATGTTCCGCAAGCTGCTCGATCAGGGCCAGGCCGGCGACAACATCGGCGCGCTGATCCGCGGCGTCGGCCGTGAGGAAGTCGAGCGCGGCCAGGTTCTGGCCAAGCCGGGCTCGATCACGCCGCACACCGACTTCTCGGCGGAAGTCTATGTCCTCTCGAAGGACGAAGGCGGCCGTCACACGCCGTTCTTCGCCAACTACCGTCCGCAGTTCTACTTCCGCACGACCGACGTGACGGGCGAAGTGGTTCTGCCGGAAGGCACCGAGATGGTCATGCCGGGCGACAACGTCACCCTCGGCGTGAAGCTGATCGCTCCGATCGCCATGGACCAGGGCCTGCGCTTCGCTATCCGCGAAGGCGGCCGCACGGTCGGCGCAGGGGTTGTCGGCACGATCACGAAGTAA
- the rpsC gene encoding 30S ribosomal protein S3 translates to MGQKSNPIGLRLQINRTWDSRWYADGADYGRLLLEDLKIREHVMKALPQAAISKVVIERPAKLCRISIYAARPGVIIGKKGADIEKLRKKLGEMTSSDVSLNIVEIRKPEIDAKLVAQGVADQLERRIAFRRAMKRAVQSALRLGAEGIRITCSGRLGGAEIARTEWYREGRVPLHTLRGNVDYAEAQAHTAYGVCGVKVWIFKGEILGHDPLAQDRLMMEAQTSGVRPARDDRR, encoded by the coding sequence ATGGGTCAGAAGAGCAATCCGATCGGGCTCCGCCTCCAGATCAATCGCACCTGGGACAGCCGCTGGTACGCCGACGGCGCCGATTACGGCCGCCTGCTGCTCGAGGATCTGAAGATCCGCGAGCATGTCATGAAGGCGCTGCCGCAGGCGGCGATCTCCAAGGTGGTGATCGAGCGTCCGGCCAAGCTGTGCCGCATCTCCATCTATGCCGCGCGCCCCGGCGTGATCATCGGCAAGAAGGGCGCGGACATCGAGAAGCTGCGCAAGAAGCTCGGCGAGATGACGTCCAGCGACGTGTCGCTGAACATCGTCGAGATCCGCAAGCCCGAGATCGACGCCAAGCTCGTCGCGCAGGGTGTCGCCGATCAGCTCGAGCGCCGCATCGCCTTCCGCCGCGCCATGAAGCGCGCGGTGCAGTCGGCGCTGCGTCTCGGCGCCGAGGGCATTCGCATCACCTGCTCGGGCCGTCTCGGCGGCGCCGAGATCGCGCGTACCGAATGGTATCGCGAAGGCCGCGTGCCGCTCCACACGCTGCGCGGCAACGTCGATTATGCCGAGGCGCAGGCGCACACCGCTTACGGCGTGTGCGGCGTCAAGGTGTGGATCTTCAAGGGTGAGATCCTGGGTCACGATCCGCTCGCCCAGGACCGCCTGATGATGGAAGCGCAGACCTCGGGCGTCCGCCCGGCCCGCGACGACCGTCGCTAA
- the rplX gene encoding 50S ribosomal protein L24: MSALKIKKGDRVVILSGKDKGKHGEVTKSMPKEGKVIVSGVNVATRHRKPSQANPQGGLERVEAPMHVSKVAIEDPKTGKATRVRFEVRDGKKVRVAAKSGELING, translated from the coding sequence ATGTCCGCGCTCAAGATCAAGAAGGGCGATCGCGTCGTGATCCTGTCCGGCAAGGACAAGGGCAAGCACGGCGAAGTCACCAAGTCGATGCCCAAGGAGGGCAAGGTGATCGTGTCCGGCGTCAACGTCGCGACGCGCCATCGCAAGCCGAGCCAGGCCAACCCGCAGGGCGGCCTGGAGCGTGTCGAGGCGCCGATGCACGTGTCGAAGGTCGCGATCGAGGATCCGAAGACCGGCAAGGCGACGCGCGTCCGCTTCGAGGTCCGCGACGGCAAGAAGGTCCGCGTGGCCGCCAAGTCCGGGGAGCTTATCAATGGCTGA